TggagctgctgctctgctgtggaGACTTCCAGGCTGTGAGAAATGAAGGCGACATGAAGTGCATGGCCGTACCCGCCAAGTACAGAACGATGCAGACCTTTTACAAGtaagttgttttctttaatcatgttttaaaaactgCAAGATATGAGTCCAGGaatttaaaactgtgttttgtTGCAGATACTATTCTGGAGAGAAGAAGGCTCCAATCCTGACCGTCTTCATCGGAGGGAACCATGAGGCGTCCAATCACCTGCAGGAGCTGCCTTACGGAGGCTGGGTGGCACCTAACATTTATTATCTGGGTAGGAAACGTGCAGACAGGAGCTGTGATTATTCTGTTTCCATCTGTTAAGTCTCAGGTCTGACTTATTATGACCATTTATCCGTAGGTTATGCTGGAGTTATTCGGTACAAAGGGGTTAGAATTGGTGGCGTATCTGGAATATTCAAATCACATGACTACAGAAGAGGTAAGGGCTTTCTTTGACTGTCTAAATGTTTAAGTTTGACACATATTGCAGTATGTTAACAAGAAACCTGTGCTCTTCAAGGTCACCACGAATTCCCTCCATACAACCCTGATACACTTCGGAGCGTTTACCACATCCGAAATATTGAGGTCTTCAAATTGAAGCAGGTAAATATCCTCCATTCACCTTCTCTCTTGCACTCATTCAACCTTTATTCATCCGAACCCTGCATATTCCTTCCTAAATGTTTCCACCCAGATCCAGATGCCCATTGACATCTTCATGAGCCATGACTGGCCTCGTGGGATCTACCGCCATGGAAGTACGGGGGAGTTGTTGCGGAAGAAGAAGTTCCTGCGTCAGGAAGTGGAGTCCAACACTCTGGGGAGTCCTGCTGCGGAGGAGCTGCTGTCTCACCTGCAGCCCAACTACTGGTTCTCTGCTCACCTCCATGTGAAGTTTGCTGCCGTTATGCAACATCCGGTGAGAGAGAGGCAGGTTTTCTGCAGGAAGCTTACTGCTGCTAATGTCAGTGTTAGCCATTGTTGCATTTTGGATTGGGACTTAAATGATTGTGGGAACAAATCCAACCACGCCAGAGAAACCAGCAGCAGCTTTAAGtcactttgagctgcatgttATGTCCTGAAAGGTGCTATGTACATCAATTCTTGTATAATAGCTATctgatgtattcatttattattctaACTCCGTGCATACTCTTGTCTTTAGCCTAAAGCTAACTCTGCTCCACGTGTGACCAAGTTCCTGTCCCTGGACAAGTGTCTGCCCCACAGGGAGTTCTTACAGGTGAGCGGACgtttatttaatatacaaaGATCCCGGTCAAGTTTAAGGCGTTTTAAACAAGGATTTATACACCTTGTGTTGCAGATTGTGGACGTTCAGGAGAGAGCGGGTTCTTCTGAAGGTCTTGAGTATGATCCAGAGTGGCTTGCTATCCTGAAGGCCACCAACAGTCTGCAGAGGACGACCCCTCACCCCTGGAACCCCCCCGAGAACAACGGCCTGCACGAAAGGTGAACAGATATATACACATGTAATTGGAGGTAGAGAACATGAACCCAAAAGAACCACAAGCATCACTCCTGGATCTGAAGAGACATGTGGGAGTTGCGTTTTTATTTTAGACTGAAAAAGTGTGACTAAAGCTCCAAGGAACAGCCAGAGCGTGTACGTACCTGTCATATTTGAAGCTGAACCTGTATTCATAAATTAATCAAACTCCTAGAATTTAAGGCTTGGCCAAAGGAAGCTGCTTGAACACACAGAGTGAGTTGTTTCTGTAGAAGGGAAATCCATGTTGTGTACTGCAATGGATATGTTGGATATATGTTATATTCAAAAGAGTCAACGAAcggtagttgttgttgttgttgttgttgttgtttttatcaatcacatatttgtatatattcatgaatttattttcaagaatatatattgttattgtttagaAGTGTCTTGATTTCCTAAACAAGCCAAAGTATATACTTCACTCCCTAACCACATGATGAGTAAGAAGCTGTTATTATGGCATGTTCTATGTTTGAATGTATGACTATAGACTGATTGtgatgatataaaacacagacGATGACTTTGTGTCTTGCAAAATAAAACTAGCCAATGGCGAGCTGCCATTATTACGCACAAACGTGCACATTTGAAGGATAAATTTGGCACAAAATAACATATATAATTGATATTTTGATGATAAACAATGATAATGCTTCacacaaatgtgtcaaaatataCATTGATGCAGAATTGTGATTTAATTTACTTCtcagtttgttattttataagTTAAGACAGTCTTTACACTGATAGTTTTCAGAAAAGGTTGAATAAATTGACCTTTCCTCTCATACCTTTTGCAGTTTACGTAAACCCAGGTTACAGTGTGgcttcatgttgtgttttgtaacaCCAGGTGGGACTTCAGGCCGTCCGAAGCAGCGATGATGAAGGTGATGGAGGCACTCAGCGGGGAGCTCACCATCCCTGAAAATTTCAGCCAGACGGTGCCGCTCTACGACCCCAACAAGCCCCAGTACCACCTCTCCCCCAGCTGCAGCACCAACCCTCAGACCACCGAGCTCTGCGCCACGTTGGGCCTCACGGACCTCTACGCCCACCTCTGCCAGGGAGGCGACGAGGGGGGGAGGATGCAGGCGGGGGAGGAAGACGATGACGACGGGCAGAGAGCGGGAAGCGGGGACGAGCCCAGCGGGTATCCGTCCGACACCTCGGGAATGTCCAGCTCAATAAACCCCGACGAGATCACGATAGAGGatgagtgggaggaggaggaggaggaggaggtggttgTAAAAGGAAATAAGCCTCCTGTAGAGGGAGTTAGCACCCCCAGCCGCATGGTTCTCCCCCTTCCCAAATCATCACCCTCTCTTTCCAACATAATGAGTCTACCCCCCCCCTCACACTCAACACCAGCAGCATCCTCTCACTCTcagtctgcagcagagagggaggaacaCTGGGAGGAAGacgatggtgatggtgatgatgaagatgtcTCGGCTATGCAATGCCTCAAACGTAGCAGCGATGAGATCGAGACGCCCTGCAGTAAAAGCACGACTCCGAAAATCAAACGCCGAAACCAGGTCATCTACACGGCAGTGGAcgatgaggagggggaggtttAGAGGTTAAAGTGTGAGGAGTCATTTCTACAACTCGTCAGGGTCTCCATTGTGATTGATTTGATTAATGTGTAAACTGTGTGCCATTTCGATGCAGCTTCTACTGATGTGGATTTGTTAAAAAGCCCAGAGAGCAGATCGTACACAACAATGGAGTTCATATCTGGATTTGGTTTCTACAGCAATGCTTTCTCTTTGTTAAAATAggatttttatatatattttaatcaaaccaagaacattttAGATTTGGGGTTTTTGTACGTCTTATTTCAAGGCCACATCAAttagtaaaaaaacattaaaatatctttGTCTTTTGAAATGAATTTCACACTCTTGTACAGTCActttgcaaaacattttaaaaggaataaaataaatgatgatttttaacacatttgtcatttttgtattagcctatcacgtccactgtgttgaagcgctagccaataggagcgcagGTGTACATAATGGTGAGGGGGGGGTCTTTGAAGACCGgttacatgcactaaaacctacactTCAAGAGACGTTGGAAATAGACCGGAGGGTTTCAGGGTGTTGGTGGTGCTGAGGGTGGGCCACACGCGGGACTTATGGGTGTGTAGTTCCACCCGCAACAGGCTCCGGTGTAGTGGGCAACCTTTCCTGGAGGTTCACCCCCCAGTGTCGCGCTGCATGTGGTTGGGTCTCGGTTATTGGCATCTTTTTAGCTGCTTTAAGACAGAACTGTTTGGAACTTAGGAACACAAATGAACACCAGACTCACATTGCATAAAGAGAGTGAATATATCcaccaataaaacaaatactaatTCAAGAAAAAGATTTACAGCAGATACCTTGATATTTTGAGGGCCAAAATCACATGTAACGTGTGTGGGGTTCCGAGTGTCTGTTTTGGGCATGTTGCTCGCTTTAATAAGAAAGCAAAGAAAGGTTTTGGCATCCTCATCTTTAGTTTATGTCAAAATAATCCAATTTTGAGgctgtgatggagaggaggaccctgaacacactgttgtccatcatggataaccccacccaccctctccaccctctccacctgcagctggaaggacagcggagctccttctccaacagactgctccagctccgctgtcacaaggacaggtacaggagaaccttcctgccctctgcaataactcactgctccatagcctctctgtgaactggacttaacatgcactctGTACACTTAACGTTGTACATTTACACTGTATCATTATTACTGcctttttgttcatttcatttttcactttcactttattttttagttctaattatttgtatttgttttgcttctctttgtattttgctgctgcaacgcaaacatttcccagtttgggataaatgaagtacttctgattctgaataacCACTTTCAAACTAGAAAATACTCAGGGAGGGAATGTATTCACTAAGAacaaacaatcattttaaaaaactaataaatgtttgatatttcGGGGTCAAAATAATGTCAATGGTTTCTTTGTGTGAAGTACAAAGTTTTCCAGAGCTTGGTTGTGCAACTATGATTTTTGGTAACTagtaaaaatgcatttgaaagtATTTTACAATCGATAAGTCTCATGTAAACGAAGGGGACTCGCCGATagccaggaagagctcattgaCGTTCATGGCTGTTTTAGCAGAGGTCTCCATGAAGAGCAAGCCAGTGTCTTCAGCGTACCTTTTAGAAAACTTGCAGGTCATAGTCACAAAGGTAAAGTCGTTTTGAATCGTGTTAAATCTGAACTGTTGGACCAAGTGAAATAAAAGCGATCGTCATTCTGCACTCAGAGCGCCATTCACAGCTTTATTGAACACTGAACATCCTCAAAGTGCTGATGACAAACCAAGTCTTGTTTTAATTGCACAGAACACGGAACCTACATGTGATCACTGAAGGATGAATGAGTGCAGAACAAAATGAGCCGTAAGTGTCCGGGGTGGGAAGAACAAACC
This genomic stretch from Eleginops maclovinus isolate JMC-PN-2008 ecotype Puerto Natales chromosome 7, JC_Emac_rtc_rv5, whole genome shotgun sequence harbors:
- the dbr1 gene encoding lariat debranching enzyme → MKIAVEGCCHGELDKIYETIAYLEKKEGVKVELLLCCGDFQAVRNEGDMKCMAVPAKYRTMQTFYKYYSGEKKAPILTVFIGGNHEASNHLQELPYGGWVAPNIYYLGYAGVIRYKGVRIGGVSGIFKSHDYRRGHHEFPPYNPDTLRSVYHIRNIEVFKLKQIQMPIDIFMSHDWPRGIYRHGSTGELLRKKKFLRQEVESNTLGSPAAEELLSHLQPNYWFSAHLHVKFAAVMQHPPKANSAPRVTKFLSLDKCLPHREFLQIVDVQERAGSSEGLEYDPEWLAILKATNSLQRTTPHPWNPPENNGLHERWDFRPSEAAMMKVMEALSGELTIPENFSQTVPLYDPNKPQYHLSPSCSTNPQTTELCATLGLTDLYAHLCQGGDEGGRMQAGEEDDDDGQRAGSGDEPSGYPSDTSGMSSSINPDEITIEDEWEEEEEEEVVVKGNKPPVEGVSTPSRMVLPLPKSSPSLSNIMSLPPPSHSTPAASSHSQSAAEREEHWEEDDGDGDDEDVSAMQCLKRSSDEIETPCSKSTTPKIKRRNQVIYTAVDDEEGEV